The nucleotide window TGATTTTGTATTCATACTTTCTCCATATTTAATATCCGAAACTTAAACCGTACCCAATCCTATTAGCTGCAAGCTGTCTCTCTTTACTAATAATTTTTTATGCTACTCCAAACAATGCATCTAAATGTTTTTTACTGTCAACTTTTGTGCTACTGATCTTTGCAGATCATACAGTTAATAATTCTTCTTTATTTATATTATCTTCCTAATCATTAGTTACTTTCTTGTTAACCCTCTATAGATAAATGGTTTAAATACTGAGATAATTAAGTTTTAGCTACAATTAGCTTTCCCTGCCCTTTTATTCATTTTCTTATCTTATTGCCATGAAAGCTACGATTATAGGCTATCACATAACTCAATCTTAATTGTTTTATGTAAAACATGAGCAGCTCTTTCTAAACTCTTTAATGTAAGACTAGGATTATTCGGATCTAATAATCTTTCCACTGATGCTCTACTGGTATTCATTCGCCTAGCCATCTCAGTTTTATTTATTTTAAGTTTTTCCATTTCTTGGCTTAACTGCCATGTGAGTACCCTTTTCAAAGCAGTAGCTTCAACATCAGCCAGTATTTTTTCCTCTTCTAAAAAGCTATCAAAACTAGTACCAATACCTTTGTTGTATTCTTTATTTGTCATTTTCTACCTCTTGTTTTCTTGTTCTAGCAAGTTTTAAATCTGAGTCAGGAGTCTTTTGAGTTTTTTTGATAAAAATATGCAATAAAATCATATTAGATTTATAAATAAAAAATATAATTCTAACTTCCCTTTTGGTTGATAAACTAGACCTTACTTCATATAATCCTTCACTCAGTGGCCTACATACAGGCATACCGATTGGCCAGCCAAACTCTACAGTT belongs to Candidatus Jidaibacter acanthamoeba and includes:
- a CDS encoding type II toxin-antitoxin system RelE/ParE family toxin is translated as MKKIQASFYQNSSGREPVKEFLKELSKGDKFIVGSDIKTVEFGWPIGMPVCRPLSEGLYEVRSSLSTKREVRIIFFIYKSNMILLHIFIKKTQKTPDSDLKLARTRKQEVENDK
- a CDS encoding XRE family transcriptional regulator, whose protein sequence is MTNKEYNKGIGTSFDSFLEEEKILADVEATALKRVLTWQLSQEMEKLKINKTEMARRMNTSRASVERLLDPNNPSLTLKSLERAAHVLHKTIKIELCDSL